The Methanoculleus marisnigri JR1 genome window below encodes:
- a CDS encoding PQQ-binding-like beta-propeller repeat protein, with protein MLVDGKTHAARKRAISLALLSLVVLTAVSGCLSIDAVADPHALSVTRTDAAGTEIWHTVFDGGGDEYGTVIVPVSDGGLLVGGSVKQSPGSDEHALLLKIAEDGRIEWNRSFPARYGVEAVASHPDGSFTAGTGDGSLFRVAGDGTPVWSSRVSGSVPGISGLPDGGIVAAGSKHERDVWVAVVNDTGSLLREETYPDLGRGRALEVASASDGGCIVAGTTDSHPLWVMRLDGEGNVIWTRTFEEGPEFIGVMLHRVYSVREKPDGSVELLYKVGRALKGEDAGRSVTVDRTLARDGSDVSVTEFYMPCPVVRASGGGYACAALESSEGAGYTMGNHLGSPIHVMKCDERGEIVRVSAGTEAEVEIVTDILQTPDGGFAVLGGSTRI; from the coding sequence ATGCTCGTTGACGGCAAAACTCATGCAGCCCGTAAAAGGGCGATCTCCCTTGCTCTTTTATCCCTCGTCGTCCTCACTGCCGTATCGGGGTGCCTCTCGATCGACGCTGTCGCCGACCCTCATGCTCTCTCCGTCACCCGAACCGACGCCGCCGGTACCGAGATCTGGCACACCGTCTTTGATGGAGGGGGCGATGAATACGGCACCGTCATCGTGCCGGTTTCGGACGGCGGCCTGCTTGTCGGAGGGTCGGTCAAACAATCTCCGGGAAGCGATGAGCACGCCCTGCTGCTCAAGATCGCGGAGGACGGCCGGATCGAGTGGAACCGGTCGTTCCCGGCACGGTATGGCGTTGAGGCAGTTGCCTCCCACCCTGACGGCAGTTTCACCGCCGGGACGGGTGACGGGTCTCTATTCCGGGTTGCCGGCGACGGGACACCGGTCTGGAGCAGCCGGGTTTCGGGGTCCGTGCCTGGAATCTCCGGTCTGCCGGACGGAGGCATCGTGGCTGCAGGGAGCAAGCACGAGAGGGATGTCTGGGTGGCGGTCGTGAACGATACCGGGTCGCTGCTCCGGGAAGAGACCTACCCGGATCTCGGACGGGGACGGGCTCTCGAGGTCGCTTCGGCGTCGGACGGGGGATGCATCGTTGCAGGGACGACGGATAGCCATCCGCTCTGGGTGATGCGGCTCGATGGAGAGGGCAACGTCATCTGGACCCGCACCTTCGAGGAAGGCCCTGAGTTTATCGGGGTCATGCTTCACCGTGTATATTCGGTGCGAGAGAAGCCGGACGGCAGCGTGGAGCTGCTCTATAAGGTCGGCCGGGCCCTGAAAGGAGAGGACGCCGGAAGATCGGTCACGGTCGACCGAACCCTCGCCCGGGACGGCTCTGATGTGAGCGTAACGGAGTTTTATATGCCCTGCCCGGTTGTCCGGGCCTCCGGCGGCGGTTACGCCTGTGCCGCCCTCGAGAGTTCCGAGGGCGCCGGTTACACCATGGGGAACCATCTCGGGTCGCCGATTCACGTGATGAAATGCGACGAGCGGGGTGAGATTGTCCGGGTCAGTGCCGGCACGGAGGCGGAGGTGGAAATCGTCACGGACATCTTGCAGACCCCGGATGGGGGGTTTGCGGTTCTTGGCGGGTCTACGAGGATCTGA
- a CDS encoding MarR family winged helix-turn-helix transcriptional regulator produces the protein MAARHEHLFEVFDRLIAIKNECSSEIFSECGLSRLTVKQVTYLKTIDEHGDVTFSSLAEITRNSKPTVTEMVNRFVRMECAYRQKSPDDGRVTYIRLTEKGRMLANAERNALNRMIERVVRTLDENEVDLLVEILKKVG, from the coding sequence ATGGCGGCAAGACACGAGCACCTGTTCGAAGTGTTTGATCGCCTGATCGCCATCAAGAACGAATGCTCCTCCGAGATCTTCTCCGAATGCGGGCTCAGCCGTTTGACGGTGAAGCAGGTCACCTACCTGAAGACGATCGATGAGCACGGCGACGTGACGTTCAGCAGTCTTGCCGAGATCACCAGGAACTCGAAACCCACCGTGACGGAGATGGTTAATCGGTTCGTCCGGATGGAGTGCGCCTACCGCCAGAAGTCCCCCGACGACGGGAGGGTCACCTACATCCGGCTGACCGAGAAGGGCCGAATGCTGGCAAACGCCGAGCGGAACGCACTGAACCGGATGATCGAGAGGGTGGTGCGGACGCTCGATGAGAACGAAGTGGATCTCCTGGTGGAGATCCTGAAGAAGGTCGGATGA